One Oryza sativa Japonica Group chromosome 8, ASM3414082v1 DNA window includes the following coding sequences:
- the LOC4344957 gene encoding uncharacterized protein Os08g0218700/LOC_Os08g12160 precursor, whose amino-acid sequence MSRSSSSMATVLVVLMVVSAGGLSPPCAAAAKEEKPVVVLPPAAAPGEAPSADAAAFVRSCCDTALQADRDGSSFCYYHLLPYAAFFEGNQVKVAEVAATILSTNLWVYVDQLRKVQGGAGKGDPNLNACVDDFSVAAGENITREALQSLGRLAAAGNGKRSKEDLENAQKWIKGVEKPYNGGIGKASGCEIGYLFTYSDDLPAQKTLGYTFDTASSLINHIKL is encoded by the coding sequence ATGAGCAGGTCGAGCTCGAGCATGGCCACCGTCCTCGTGGTGTTGATGGTCGTCAGCGCCGGCGGCTTATCCCCACCATGTGCGGCCGCTGCGAAGGAGGAGAAGCCAGTGGTGGTGCTGccaccagcggcggcgccagGGGAGGCGCCCTCCGCGGACGCGGCAGCGTTCGTCCGCTCCTGCTGCGACACCGCCCTGCAGGCCGACCGCGACGGCTCCAGCTTCTGCTACTACCATCTCCTCCCCTACGCTGCCTTCTTCGAGGGCAACCAGGTGAAGGTCGCCGAGGTGGCCGCCACCATCCTGAGCACCAACCTCTGGGTCTACGTCGACCAATTGCGCAAGGTCCAGGGAGGGGCCGGCAAGGGGGACCCGAACCTGAACGCCTGCGTCGATGACTTCAGCGTAGCCGCCGGCGAGAACATCACCAGGGAGGCGCTGCAGAGCctcggccgcctcgccgccgccggaaatGGCAAGCGCAGCAAGGAGGATCTGGAGAATGCGCAAAAGTGGATCAAAGGGGTGGAGAAACCCTACAACGGTGGGATCGGGAAAGCATCCGGTTGCGAGATAGGTTACCTGTTCACTTATAGCGATGATCTCCCCGCCCAGAAAACCCTTGGATATACTTTCGACACAGCTAGCTCCCTCATCAATCACATAAAGCTTTAA